Within Microbacterium proteolyticum, the genomic segment AGGCCGTCCTGGACGCGGAAGTTCGGCAGCGCGTCGTATTCGATCTGCCCGAGGTCGGGGGCGTTCCCCGCCTGGAGCTGGTTGAAGAAGTTCTGGTACGTGCCGGCGTTGCCCGAGGGGCCCGTCTGCACCTCGACCTTGATGTCGGGGTTCTGCTCGTTCCAGATCGCGACGGCATCCTCGATGCCGGGGATCCACGACGTGAACGTGAGCGTCACGTTCTCGCCGGCGGGGGCGCACGACGCCGCGTCGGTGCTGCCGGTGCTCGACGACGAGCATCCCGCCATGACCAGGGCGCCCGCGGCGAGCAGGGCGACGCTGACCGCTCTCTTCTTGTGCTGCATGATTCCTTCTCTCGGTTGGCCCGCCGGTCGTGCCGGTGGGAGGTGTGTCACTTCAGGGCTCCCGTACCGAGCCCGGTGCGCCAGTACCTCTGGAGCAACAGGAACGTCACGATGAGCGGGAGGATGGAGATGAGGGACCCGACCAGCACGTACGTGCGCAGCTCGGGGAACTGGTTGATGGTGGAGTTCCACGCGTAGAGGCCGTACGTGACGGGGAAGAGCTCTTCGCTGCGCAGCATGATCAGCGGCAGGAAGAAGTTGTTCCAGATCGAGACGAACTGGAAGAGGAACACCGTCACCAGCGCCGGGAACATCAGCCGGATCGACACCGTGAAGAACGTGCGCACCTCGCCCGCCCCGTCGAGGCGGCTGGCCTCGAGGAGTTCGTCGGGGACGGACGCCTCGGCGAACACGCGGGACAGGTAGACGCCGAACGGGCTCACGATGCTCGGCAGCAGCACGGCCCAGTACGTGTCGGTGAGCTGCACCTGGCTGAACAGGAGGAACAGCGGCAGTGCCAGCGCCGTCGCCGGGACGAGCACTCCGCCGAGCACTGTGTTGAAGATGGCCTCGCGGCCGGGGAAGCGGTACTTCGCCAGGGCGTAGCCGCACATCGCGGCAATCACCGTGGCGATCACGCCGCCGACACCGGCGTACAGGACGCTGTTGCCGAGCCACTTCAGGTACACCCCGTCGCGGTACGCGAAGAGCTGGCCGACGTTGTCGAAGAACCGGAAGTCGGCGAACCACAGCGCGTTGGTGCTGAACAGCTGACCACGGTCCTTCGTGGATGCCACGACCAGCCACCAGAGCGGGATGAGGAAGTACAGCGTGAAGATGCCCATCACGACCATCGCGGTCGTGCGCGACACGATGCTCTCGCGGGGGCCCGAGCCGGCGGGACGCCGCGCGGGGGCGCGTCGACCGGTCGTGAGCGTGCGGGTGTCGGTGGGGCGGGGGGCGATCGCGCTCATGACTGGGCTCCACGGCGGCTGAGACGGAGGAAGGTGAACGACAGCACGAACGTCGCCAGGGCGAGCACGACCGAGAACGCCGCCGCGAGCGAGACGTTGGGGATCGAGCTGGTCGCGTAGATCGTCATGTTCGGGGTGAAGGTGCTCGTCACCGCCGAGCTGAACGAGCGGAACGTCTGGGGCTCGGCGAGGAGCTGGAGCGTTCCGATGATCGAGAGGACACCGGTGAGCACGAGGGCCGGCCGGATGAGCGGGATCTTGATCGACCACGCGATGCGGGCCTGACCGGCGCCGTCGATGCGGGCCGCCTCGTAGATCTCCTGCGGGATCGCCAGGAGCGTCGAGTAGATGATGAGCATGTTGTAGCCGACGAACACCCAGGTCACGACGTTCGCGATGGACCACAGCACCAGGTCGGCCGACAGCAGATCGACGTTCGAGGTGACGGCGGGGAACGGCGACAGGTTGGGCGAGTACAGGAAGCCCCACATGATCGCGGCGATCACGCCCGGCACGGCGTACGGCACGAAGAACGCCAGGCGGAAGAAGCGCTTGCCGCGCAGCAGCGGCGAGTCCAGCAGGAGGGCGAACAGCAGCGCGAGGCCGAGCATCACCGGCACCTGCACGACGCCGAAGAGCAGCACGCGGCCGACCGAGGTCCAGAACGCGGTGTTCTGGAACACCAGCGCGTACTGCGCGAGTCCGCCGAACACCTCCCGGGCCTGGCCGAACGTGCCCTCGCGCTCGACGACGAGCAGCGACTTCCACACCGCGTAGCCGATCGGCACGAGGTAGAAGAGCACGAACAGCACCACGAAGGGAGCGATGAAGGCCACGATGGCCCTCTTGTGGGGGATGCGTCGACGCACCCGGGGCGTCGCTGCCCCGGCGGCGGGAGCGGTCATGAGTGGTTCTCCTCTCGGACGACGCGCACGGCGCCGGATGGGACGCGCAGTCGGCCCTCGACCGCGATGCCCGTGATGAGCTCGGTGCCGCGCACGTCGGCGACGAGTTCGGTGTCGCCGTGGTTGACGACGAAGACGTAGGACGCGTCCTCCCCGCGTCGACGGACGATCTCGAACGCGCCCGCGATCTCGAACGCGCCCGCGGCCTCGACCGCGGCCGGCGGTCGGACGCCCGCGGCACGGGCGATCGCGCCGAGCCGGTCGGCGAGGGTCGAGGGCTCGAGCTGCGTGGCGAAGTACCACGCGCTCCCCCGCCCGTGGGCGTTGCGGGTGATCGCGGGCGACCCCGTCGCGGGACCGTCCGCGAACGTCGCGAGGGTCTCGGCCGTCGTCGCGCGCAGGCGTTCGCTCCACAGGTGCGAGCGCGTGCCGTCGTCGAGCGCGATCGCGACGCCGGGCGCGACGGGCGCGAACTCTTCGACGTGGATGCCGAGGGCCTCCCGCAGCGGACCCGTGTAGCCGCCCGCCCAGATGCGGTCGCTCTCGTCGACGATGCCCGAGTTGTAGGTGACGACCGCGGTCCCGCCCGCGGCGATCCAGTCGGTGAGCACCGCGGCCTCGTCGGCGCGCAGGAGGTGCAGGCCCGGGACCACCACGAAGCGGTACGCGGAGAGGTCGGCCCCCGGGCGCACGATGTCCACGGTCAGCCCCTGGGCGTGGAGTGCGGCGTACGTGGCGTGCACCTGCGTGAGGTAGCCGACCGACTGGCTGGGGCGGCACTCGGTGTCGGTGGCCCACCACGCCTCCCACGAGAAGATCACCGCGGCATCCGCCACGACCCGCGACCCGGCGACCTCGCCGAGCCGGTCGACGATCCCGCCGAGTTCGACGACCTCGCGCCACACGGCGGAGTCGGTGCCGGCGTGGGGCAGCATCGCGGAGTGGAACTTCTCCGCTCCCTGGAGCGAGGCGCGCCACTGGAAGAAGCAGACGCCGTCCGCGCCGCGCGCGACGTGCGTGAGGGAGTTCCGCAGCAGCTGACCTGGCTCCTTGGCGAGGTTCAGCGGCTGCCAGTTCACCGCGCCGGTGGAGTGCTCCATGAGGATCCACGGGGCCCCCTGCGCGAGGCCGCGGCTGAGGTCGGCGGCGAAGGCGAGCTCGCTGAGCGGGTCGCCGAGCCGGTGGTCGAGGTAGTGGTCGTTGGCGACGACGTCCATCTCGTCGGCCCACGACCAGTAATCCATGTTCTCGATGTGGGCCGTGACCATGAAGTTCGTCGTGACGGGGCGGTCGCTGAGGCGACGGAGGACGTCGGCCTCGGCGCGGTACTGGGAGAAGACCGCGTCCGAGCTGAAGCGGTGGAAGTCCAGCAGCTGCCCGGGGTTGCGGGCCGACAGGGCGGCTCGCGGCGGGAGGATCTCCTCCCAGTCGTGATAGGTCTGGCTCCAGAACGCGGTGCCCCACGCCCGGTTCAGCTCGGCGACCGAGCCGTACCTCCCACGCAGCCACACGCGGAAGGCGGCGGCGCTCTCGTCGCAGTAGCAGAGGGCGTTGTGGCATCCGAGTTCGTTCGAGACGTGCCAGAGGGCCACCGCCGGGTGCGCCCCGTACCGCGCGGCGACCGCTTCGACCAGGCGGAGGGATGCCGTGCGGAAGACGGGCGAGCTGGGGCACCAGGCCTGGCGTCCGCCCGGGTAGCGGCGGGTGCCGTCCTCGGCCATCGGCAGCACCTCGGGGTACGCGCGGCTGAGCCATGCCGGCGCCGAGGCGGTTCCGGTTCCGAGGTTGACCCGGATGCCGGCGGCGTGCAGCCGCTCGAGGATGTCGTCGAGCGCGGCGAAGTCGAAGGCGTCGGGACCGGGCTGCAGGTGCGACCAGCCGAAGATGTTGACGGCGACGAGGTCGACCCCGGCCTCCCGCATGAGGCGGATGTCCTCGTCCCACACCTCGGGCGACCACTGCTCGGGGTTGTAGTCGCACCCGAAGGCGATGCCCTCGTGGGCGAAGGGGGTCCGGCCGGTCATCCTGCTCCTCGTTCTGTGAACGTGCACAGTCTCGAGCGGATGCCTCTCCGTCGAGGTTCTGTGAACGTACACAGAGTGGCACCCGGCGTTTTCCGCGTCAAGTGTTCGTTATCAATCTGTGCTCGTTCACACATCGGGCGGGTCGCCCCTAGGATCGGGAACGTGGAAACGGAGCGTCGACGTCGCGCCACCGTGAAGGACGTCGCCCTCGAGGCGGGCGTCTCGCGGGGCACGGTCAGCCGCGTGCTCAACGGCCAGCCATACGTCTCGGAGGACGCGCGCGCCGCGATCGAGGCGGCGATCGCCCGGGTCGGGTTCGTCCCCAACCGCGCGGCGCGCAGCCTCGTGATGCAGAGCTCGCAGGCGATCGGTCTGATCGTGCACGAACCGCACTCGCTGTTCGTCGAGGACCCCAACATCGCCTCGATCCTGCTCGGCGCGAATAGCGCACTCTCCGAGGCCGACTACCAGCTGTCGTGCCTCATCGCCGACACCCCGCGCGATGTGGACCGCCTCGCGCGCTACCTCAGCGGCGGCCTCATCGACGGCGTGATCATCGTGTCGGCGCGCGTGGGCGACCCCATCACGCGCGCGGTCGTCGAGCTGGGTCTCCCGGCCGCCTTCGTCGGCAACCCGCGCGACATCGGCGACGCCGCCCACGTCGCGATCGACAACCGCGGCTCCGCGCGCGAGATCACGAAACGCCTCGCCGGCACCGGTCGGCGTCGCGTCGGCATGGTCGCCGCCGCGCTCGACCGCGACTCCGGCGCCGACCGCCTCGCGGGGTTCGTCGACGCGCTGGGCGGCGACTTCGACCCCCAGCTCGTCGAGCGGGTGCCGTTCTACTCGTTCTCCGACGGCAAGGCCGGCATGAAGCGCCTGCTCGACCGGGTTCCCGACATCGACGGCGTCTTCGCCTCGAGCGACGCCGTCGCCGCCGGCGCGATCGAAGCCCTCCGCGAGGCGGGTCGACGCATCCCCGACGACGTGGGGATCGTCGGCTTCGACGACAGCTCCTGGGCCCTGCGCTGCGATCCCCCGCTGTCGACCGTGCACCAACCCGCCGATCAACTCGGCAGCGCCGCCGCCCGCGCCGTCCTCGCGCAGCTCGACGGCCAGACCTTCACGGCCCCGATCCTGCTGGAGAGCCCGATCGTCTGGCGCGAATCGGCCTGAGCGCGCGGAGCCGCCCCGAGGGTTCCCCCGGGACGGCTCGGCGGCGTCAGCGCGTGAGTGCGATCTCGTTCGGCGTGACCGTCAACGTCGCACGGGTGATCACCTCGCCCGTGGTCAGGTCGACGGCGTGCACCGCGTTCTTCACCGGCTCGGTCACGTAGGCGACGTCGCCGCTGACCTTGATCGCGGGGTGCGCGTCCTGCCACTCGACCGGCCCCTCCCACGCGTCGATCACCGGGAACGCGTCGGTCAGCGCGCCCGTGGCGGGGTCGATGACGTGGATCGACCCGTCCGTCGCCAGGATGTAGCCGCGGTCCCCCGGGCCGCGCGCGATGTCGCGGAAGGTGTACTCGACCCCCTCGGGCAGATCGACGACGGCCTGCGTCTTGGCCTGCGTGTCGATCAGCGCGACGCGGTGGAGCAGGTAGCCCTCGGCATCCCGGTCGTCCTTGTAGTCGCCGATCACCAGCGGGCTGGTCTCGCTGACGTAGGCGTTGCCCATGCGCCCGTAGGGCTGGTCCGGGGCGGTGAGCTTGGTGAAGGCGCCGTCGTCGTAGACGAGCGCGCCGTTCTCGCAGCCGAAGACGACGACCTCGTCCTTCGCGGTGCCCTCGCCGTGCACGCCCGGGCAGTCTGCGCTCTCGGCGAGGGTCCGGCCCGAGGGATACTTCGCGACGACGCCGGTGCGGCCGTCGGCGTTACCGACCGTGGTGAGGAACGTGCCGTCCTCGAGCACGATCGAGACGCCGTGGTGCGCCTCGACGCCGGGGATCGTCTCCACGGCGGGAAGACCGGTGGATGCCGACAGCGCGGCGCTGTCGAACACGGTGGTGTCGCTCGTGCCGTCGGCGTACAGCACGGTCTTGCCGCCGTGCACGACGACGTGTCCGGCCTTCTCCGCCGGGAACACCAGGTCGGTGAGCGCGGGCGCGGCGTCGGCCGAGCCGGCATCCAGCACCTGGAAGCCCGCGCTGGTCGTCACCATGATGTGGCGCCCGTCGCCGGCGGGGTTCAGGCGGGTGAACTCCTCGGAGTTGACGTCGCCGAGGACTTCCAGCGTCTCCCCGTCGAGGACGACGATGCCGCCCGGGTAGGACAGGGCCACGCGGGTGTCGGTCTCGGCCACCGCCGACGCGGATGAGCCCGGGGTCGCGGAGCCGGTGCCGGCACAGGCCGCGAGACCGACGGTCGCGCCGACCGCGAGGGCGAGCACGCCCGCGCGGCGGAGGGGAAGGGTGCGCATGTGATTTCTCTTTCTCTCAGGGGTGGCCGGGCGCTCAGGGCGACAGGCCGGTGGCGATGCGCTCCGTGTTGACGCGCATCATGGTCAGGTAGTCGGGGGCTCCGCCGGCGGCATCCGTCAGCGACTCCGTGAACAGCTCGGTGACCGTCACATCGACGTCGGCCTCCTCGGCGAGCACCTTCATGAGCCGGTCCGGCTGCGACGATTCGGCGAAGATCGTGCGGACGCCGGCGTCGTCGATCGCCGACACCAGATCGGCGAGGTCGCTCGCACTCGGGGCGGCGAGCGTCGTCCCCCCGGGGATCACGGCTCCCACGACACGGAATCCGAATCGCTCGGCGAGGTAGCCGAAGACGTGGTGATTCGTCACCAGCGCGCGCTGCGCGGACGGGATGGCCGCGAAGGCGTCCGTCATGTCGGCGTCCAGCTCCGTCAGCTCGCTGCGGTAGGCGGCCGACCGGGCGGCGACCGCGGCGGCATCCACCCCGTCCATCGCCTCGAGCACGGGGACGAGCGCGTCGACCACGGCGATCGTCTGCGCCGGGTCGGTCCAGAAGTGCGGATCGTCGGCGCCACCGGCGTCGGTCGAGGTGTAGGGCAGGACGTCGACGGCGTCGCCGGCGACGAACGCGGCGACCCCCGCCCCCGCGGCCGCGTCGAGATGCTGCTGCAGCCCTTCCTCGAGGCCGAGACCGTTCGAGACGACGAGGTCGGCCGAGCGCAGTCGCGCCGCCTCCGCCGCGGATATCTCGAACGCGTGCGGGTCGGCCCCGGGTCGCATGAGGGTCACCACCTCGACGTCGTCGCCGACGAGGTTCGAGACGACGTCGCCGAGGATGTTCGTCGACACCATGACGAGCGGACGGTCGCTCGCGGGGGCGGAACAGCCGGTGAGCACCCCCGCGGCGAGCAGGAGGGCGGCGGTGAGGCGCAGCAGTCTCATCTCAGCGTCCCGTCTGAACGAAGAACGCGGGGCTGCGCTCGGCGGGGAACTCCCGGGCGATGCGCGCACCGTCGGCGAAGTCGATCTCCCAGAGGCGCCCCTCGACGGGACCGTTGAGGTAGGCGCGCTGCTGGTCGGCCACGAGCATCGCGGACGCGCCCGCCGCGAGGCTTTCGGCGACGAGCGGGGCGGATGCCGCGCGCTCCGCGCCCGTTTCGCCGTCGAGCACGAGCACGCGCCCGTCGCGGGTGAGGGCGAGCAGATTCGCGTCGGCGTCATCGACCGCGGTGACGTGCACGAGGGGCTCGGGGGCAGGGATCAGCGACCACGACCGCGCCCGGGTGTCGAGGATCCAGATGCCGTCGTCCCCGGCGAGCGCTGCCACGCGGGGACGCCCCTCGCGGTTGGCGAAGGCGGTCGCCCGCGCCGCGGTCGTGCCCGCGGGGTAGGGGATGCGCTCGATGACGGGCTCCTCGTCCTCGACGTGGACGAGGAGCGCCGCGTCCCGGCATCCGATGACCGCTCCCACGCGGGTGGTGATCGTCCCGGCGGGATCGACGCAGTCGGCGGAGTCGCCGGTCGGCGTGCCGTCGGCGGCGTGCAGAGCCAGGACGTCGGCGGCGGCCACGGCCGCGAACGACCCGACCGGGACGACGAGGCCCGCACCCGGCTCGCGTGCGAGGCGGAACGTCTCCACGATGCGGCCCTTCGAGAGCGCCTCGGTGTCGAGGAGGACGGCGTCGCCGCTCTCGGGGAAGAACAGCCCCGTTCCACCGGTGGTCGACGAGTTCGACGTCGCGACGGTCGCCACTCCCCCGCCCCCGGACCCGCCCGCTCCCCCGCCCTCGACGTCGCCGAGCACGCGCGGCTCGGCGCGGTAGTAGTGGAAGTGGTCGACGTGATCCCACGTCCACACGCCGCTGTCGACGATCGAGACGCCGGCCCCGTCCATCGCGAAGAGGTACCGACCGTCGCCGTGCACCGCGTCGGGGGCTCGCACCGTCCCCAGATCCGCCGTCGATTCGTCGAGCAGGTCGAGGTGCGACACGCGGCCCTCGGCGTCGATCGAGGTCAACCCGAGCGCGGGTTCCGCCAGTTCCGCCGCGCCGGCGATGGCGCCGTGCGTGTCGACGGCCGCGTCGGGGGTCGTGTCGGGCGTCGGCCCGGTCGGAGAGCCGGCCGCGCACCCGGCGAGGGCCAGCAACGCGACGAGGGTCAGGGGGAACAGGAGGGGCGAGGAGCGCGGGAGCATGCGGTCTTTCTGCGTCAGGACGGAACGGGGACGAGAACAGGGCGGCGGCGGACAGCGGCGTCGCGGGCCGCGCGGAGCGCCCACGAGGCGCCGGCCGCGGCGATCGCGGTGGCGGCGATGGTGGCCCCGGCCGCGGTGGCCGCGTGCCACGAGACCAGCAGGCCGACCGCGACGGCGACGGCGCCGATGACCGCCGCGAGGGCCATGGTGGTGGGGATCCTCTCGGTCCACTGCCGCGCGGCGACCGCGGGGGCCACGAGCAGCCCCACGACGAGCAGCGACCCCACGGCCTGGTACGACGCGACGACCGCGAGGGTCACGAGTCCCACGAGCACGGCGCGGCCCAGCCGCGGACGCAGGTCCAGCACCCGCGCGACCCGCTCGTCGACCGCCAGAGCGACGAGTGATCGGTTCGCGGCGACGGCGGCCGCCACACCCACGACGACCGCGACGGCGAGGACGACCAGGTCGCCCACGCCCACCGCGAGGATGTCGCCGAACAGGATGGCCGTGGCATCCGTCGCGAAGCTTCCGGCGTGCGAGATCACGATCACCCCGAGCGCGAGCATGCCGACGAACAGCAGGCCGATGCTCGTGTCGTACGACAGCCGCGCGCGGCGCTGGAGGACGCCGATGCCGAGGCTCATCGCCATCGCGCTGACCGCGGCCCCCAGCAGGACCGGCAGCCCGAGGACGGTGGCCAGGGCGACGCCCGGGAGCATGCCGTGGGCCAGCGCCTCACCGAGGAACGCCATGCCGCGGATGATCACCCACGTCCCGGCGACGGCGCACAGCACCGCGACCAACGCGCCGCCGAGGAGGGCGCGCTGGACGAACTCGAGCGAGAACGGATCGGTGAGCCAGGACACGAGGCACGACCGTAGCGTTATTGAGAACGGTTATCAAACTCATAGAATGGATGCCATGCCCCCTGCACCCTCTCCCTCCCCCGTCGTCGAGGCTCGCGGCATCCGCGTCGATTTCGGCAAGACACGCGCCCTGGACGGGGTCGAACTCGACATCGCCGCGGGCGCCCTGACGGTGATCGTCGGAGCCAACGGCTCGGGCAAATCGACGCTGGTGGAGGTGCTGGCGGGGGCGCGTGAACCGTCGGCCGGAATCGTCCACGTCCACGCGACGTCGCGCGCTTTCGTTCCGCAGAGGGCCGCCGTGGCCGACCGACTGCCCCTCACCGTCCGCGACGTCGTTGTCATCGGCGCCTGGGGGCGTGTGGGTGCCCTGCGCCGCCTGGGGCGCGCCGATCGCGCCGCCGTCGACGAGGCGCTGCGGCGCCTGGACATGACCACCCTGCAGCGGACGCCCTTCGGCGCGCTCTCCGGTGGACAGCGTCAGCGCGCCCTCCTCGCACAGGGCCTGGCACGCGGCGCCGACCTGCTTCTCCTCGACGAACCGACGACGGCCCTGGATGCCACGAGCGCCGCGCTCATCCACGGTGCGATCGCGGAGGAGACCGCCCGCGGGGTCGCCGTCGTGTGCGTGAGCCACGACGACAGGCTCATCGCCGAGGCCGACGTCGTCGTGCGGCTGGACTCGGGCCGTCTCGTCGCCGGAAAGTCCGCCGGGGAAAGCGAAAAGCCCCGGTCTCCCGGGGCTTTCGCTGATGTTCTCGGTGGCGAGTGAGGGATTCGAACCCCCGAATGCAATGCAGTCTGATTTACAGTCAGATCCCTTTGGCCGCTTGGGTAACTCGCCAGGTGCGCACCCGCCCGGCTTTCGCAGTCGACCAGAGGCGCGATCACCTACCTTACCCTCTGCGAGGGGGTGCTTCCAACACGGGGCAGCTCCTCGAGAACGGCCCGGGTCACTCGGGGATGCGCAGCAGGGCGCCCTCGCTGCGGCACGTGACCGCGGCCACCTCCATCGCGCGGTCGAGCACGAAACCCCATCCCGCCTCGTCCTCGGGGAGGCCGCCGCGCACGAGCGCCGCCGTCGTCGAGAGCACGGCGTCGCCGCCGCCCATGGTGTCGACGATGGGCTCGGGAAGCTCGACGATCGGACGCGAGACCGTCAGCCCGTGGGCGTCGACGGCCGCTCCCCCGGCCCCGTACGTCGCGAGCACGGCCTCGACGCCGAGGCCGGCGAGCTTCTCGCGGAGATCCTCGAGCGGCCCGCCGTAGAGCAGCTGCGCGTCGTCCTCGCCGACCTTCACCAGCTGCGCCCGGGCGGCAGCCTTCTCGAATCCGCGCACGAAGGCCTCGCGGTCGTGCAGCATCCCGGCCCGGGGGTTCGGGTCGATCGCGAGCGACGTCGAGCCGACGGCATCCAGCAGCGCGTCGGTCTGGTCGAGATCGTCGAACGGGAAGCAGCTCACCACGACGAGCGGCGCCTCGGCGAGCGCGGCGCGCTCGGCGTCGCCGTAGTGCACGCGGCGGTTCTGCGCGGCCTCGTTGAAGACGTACTCGGGCTCACCCCCGGCCGAACGCGTGC encodes:
- a CDS encoding carbohydrate ABC transporter permease; translation: MSAIAPRPTDTRTLTTGRRAPARRPAGSGPRESIVSRTTAMVVMGIFTLYFLIPLWWLVVASTKDRGQLFSTNALWFADFRFFDNVGQLFAYRDGVYLKWLGNSVLYAGVGGVIATVIAAMCGYALAKYRFPGREAIFNTVLGGVLVPATALALPLFLLFSQVQLTDTYWAVLLPSIVSPFGVYLSRVFAEASVPDELLEASRLDGAGEVRTFFTVSIRLMFPALVTVFLFQFVSIWNNFFLPLIMLRSEELFPVTYGLYAWNSTINQFPELRTYVLVGSLISILPLIVTFLLLQRYWRTGLGTGALK
- a CDS encoding carbohydrate ABC transporter permease; this translates as MTAPAAGAATPRVRRRIPHKRAIVAFIAPFVVLFVLFYLVPIGYAVWKSLLVVEREGTFGQAREVFGGLAQYALVFQNTAFWTSVGRVLLFGVVQVPVMLGLALLFALLLDSPLLRGKRFFRLAFFVPYAVPGVIAAIMWGFLYSPNLSPFPAVTSNVDLLSADLVLWSIANVVTWVFVGYNMLIIYSTLLAIPQEIYEAARIDGAGQARIAWSIKIPLIRPALVLTGVLSIIGTLQLLAEPQTFRSFSSAVTSTFTPNMTIYATSSIPNVSLAAAFSVVLALATFVLSFTFLRLSRRGAQS
- a CDS encoding beta-galactosidase — protein: MTGRTPFAHEGIAFGCDYNPEQWSPEVWDEDIRLMREAGVDLVAVNIFGWSHLQPGPDAFDFAALDDILERLHAAGIRVNLGTGTASAPAWLSRAYPEVLPMAEDGTRRYPGGRQAWCPSSPVFRTASLRLVEAVAARYGAHPAVALWHVSNELGCHNALCYCDESAAAFRVWLRGRYGSVAELNRAWGTAFWSQTYHDWEEILPPRAALSARNPGQLLDFHRFSSDAVFSQYRAEADVLRRLSDRPVTTNFMVTAHIENMDYWSWADEMDVVANDHYLDHRLGDPLSELAFAADLSRGLAQGAPWILMEHSTGAVNWQPLNLAKEPGQLLRNSLTHVARGADGVCFFQWRASLQGAEKFHSAMLPHAGTDSAVWREVVELGGIVDRLGEVAGSRVVADAAVIFSWEAWWATDTECRPSQSVGYLTQVHATYAALHAQGLTVDIVRPGADLSAYRFVVVPGLHLLRADEAAVLTDWIAAGGTAVVTYNSGIVDESDRIWAGGYTGPLREALGIHVEEFAPVAPGVAIALDDGTRSHLWSERLRATTAETLATFADGPATGSPAITRNAHGRGSAWYFATQLEPSTLADRLGAIARAAGVRPPAAVEAAGAFEIAGAFEIVRRRGEDASYVFVVNHGDTELVADVRGTELITGIAVEGRLRVPSGAVRVVREENHS
- a CDS encoding LacI family DNA-binding transcriptional regulator yields the protein METERRRRATVKDVALEAGVSRGTVSRVLNGQPYVSEDARAAIEAAIARVGFVPNRAARSLVMQSSQAIGLIVHEPHSLFVEDPNIASILLGANSALSEADYQLSCLIADTPRDVDRLARYLSGGLIDGVIIVSARVGDPITRAVVELGLPAAFVGNPRDIGDAAHVAIDNRGSAREITKRLAGTGRRRVGMVAAALDRDSGADRLAGFVDALGGDFDPQLVERVPFYSFSDGKAGMKRLLDRVPDIDGVFASSDAVAAGAIEALREAGRRIPDDVGIVGFDDSSWALRCDPPLSTVHQPADQLGSAAARAVLAQLDGQTFTAPILLESPIVWRESA
- the aztD gene encoding zinc metallochaperone AztD, which encodes MRTLPLRRAGVLALAVGATVGLAACAGTGSATPGSSASAVAETDTRVALSYPGGIVVLDGETLEVLGDVNSEEFTRLNPAGDGRHIMVTTSAGFQVLDAGSADAAPALTDLVFPAEKAGHVVVHGGKTVLYADGTSDTTVFDSAALSASTGLPAVETIPGVEAHHGVSIVLEDGTFLTTVGNADGRTGVVAKYPSGRTLAESADCPGVHGEGTAKDEVVVFGCENGALVYDDGAFTKLTAPDQPYGRMGNAYVSETSPLVIGDYKDDRDAEGYLLHRVALIDTQAKTQAVVDLPEGVEYTFRDIARGPGDRGYILATDGSIHVIDPATGALTDAFPVIDAWEGPVEWQDAHPAIKVSGDVAYVTEPVKNAVHAVDLTTGEVITRATLTVTPNEIALTR
- the aztC gene encoding zinc ABC transporter substrate-binding protein AztC — translated: MRLLRLTAALLLAAGVLTGCSAPASDRPLVMVSTNILGDVVSNLVGDDVEVVTLMRPGADPHAFEISAAEAARLRSADLVVSNGLGLEEGLQQHLDAAAGAGVAAFVAGDAVDVLPYTSTDAGGADDPHFWTDPAQTIAVVDALVPVLEAMDGVDAAAVAARSAAYRSELTELDADMTDAFAAIPSAQRALVTNHHVFGYLAERFGFRVVGAVIPGGTTLAAPSASDLADLVSAIDDAGVRTIFAESSQPDRLMKVLAEEADVDVTVTELFTESLTDAAGGAPDYLTMMRVNTERIATGLSP
- a CDS encoding ABC transporter, translated to MLPRSSPLLFPLTLVALLALAGCAAGSPTGPTPDTTPDAAVDTHGAIAGAAELAEPALGLTSIDAEGRVSHLDLLDESTADLGTVRAPDAVHGDGRYLFAMDGAGVSIVDSGVWTWDHVDHFHYYRAEPRVLGDVEGGGAGGSGGGGVATVATSNSSTTGGTGLFFPESGDAVLLDTEALSKGRIVETFRLAREPGAGLVVPVGSFAAVAAADVLALHAADGTPTGDSADCVDPAGTITTRVGAVIGCRDAALLVHVEDEEPVIERIPYPAGTTAARATAFANREGRPRVAALAGDDGIWILDTRARSWSLIPAPEPLVHVTAVDDADANLLALTRDGRVLVLDGETGAERAASAPLVAESLAAGASAMLVADQQRAYLNGPVEGRLWEIDFADGARIAREFPAERSPAFFVQTGR
- the aztB gene encoding zinc ABC transporter permease AztB; the protein is MSWLTDPFSLEFVQRALLGGALVAVLCAVAGTWVIIRGMAFLGEALAHGMLPGVALATVLGLPVLLGAAVSAMAMSLGIGVLQRRARLSYDTSIGLLFVGMLALGVIVISHAGSFATDATAILFGDILAVGVGDLVVLAVAVVVGVAAAVAANRSLVALAVDERVARVLDLRPRLGRAVLVGLVTLAVVASYQAVGSLLVVGLLVAPAVAARQWTERIPTTMALAAVIGAVAVAVGLLVSWHAATAAGATIAATAIAAAGASWALRAARDAAVRRRPVLVPVPS
- the aztA gene encoding zinc ABC transporter ATP-binding protein AztA; the protein is MPPAPSPSPVVEARGIRVDFGKTRALDGVELDIAAGALTVIVGANGSGKSTLVEVLAGAREPSAGIVHVHATSRAFVPQRAAVADRLPLTVRDVVVIGAWGRVGALRRLGRADRAAVDEALRRLDMTTLQRTPFGALSGGQRQRALLAQGLARGADLLLLDEPTTALDATSAALIHGAIAEETARGVAVVCVSHDDRLIAEADVVVRLDSGRLVAGKSAGESEKPRSPGAFADVLGGE
- a CDS encoding PfkB family carbohydrate kinase; protein product: MTGRVVVIGDALIDELRDDAGVREFVGGAALNVAVGLSRLGVPTALIAMVGDDAAGEQIRGYLAEYDVDLLQSPSEHGSSRAVSTRSAGGEPEYVFNEAAQNRRVHYGDAERAALAEAPLVVVSCFPFDDLDQTDALLDAVGSTSLAIDPNPRAGMLHDREAFVRGFEKAAARAQLVKVGEDDAQLLYGGPLEDLREKLAGLGVEAVLATYGAGGAAVDAHGLTVSRPIVELPEPIVDTMGGGDAVLSTTAALVRGGLPEDEAGWGFVLDRAMEVAAVTCRSEGALLRIPE